tgtatggtagagttattattgaaagaattaagagtaagacggagaataggatagcagatgaacaaggaggctttaggaaaggtagggggtgtggaccaggtgtttacagtgaaacataaaagtgaacagtatttagataaggctaaagaggtctttgtggcatttatggatttggaaaaggcgtatgacagggtggatagggggcaatgtggcagatgttgcaggtgtatggtataggaggtaggttactgaaagcagtgaagagtttttatgatgatagtgaggctcaagttagagtatgtaggaaagagggaaattatttcccagtaaaagtaggccttagacaaggatgtgtgatgtcacggtggttgtttaatatatttatagatggggttgtaagagaagtaaatgcgagggtcttggcaagaggcgtggagttaaaagataaaaaatcacacataaagtgggagttgtcacagttgctctttgctgatgacactgtgctctttggagattctgaagagaagttgcagagattggtggatgaatttggtagggtatgcaaaagaagaaaattaaaagtgaatacaggaaagagtaaggttatgaggataacaaaaagattaggtgatgaaagattggatatcagattggagggagagagtatggaggaggtgaatgtattcagatatttgggagtggacgtgtcagcggatgggtctatgaaagatgaggtgaatcatagaattgatgaggggaaaagggtgagtggtgcacttaggagtctgtggagacaaagaactttgtccttggaggcaaagaggggaatatatgagagtatagttgtaccaacgctcttatatgggtgtgaagcatgggtgatgaatgttgcagcgaggagaaggctggaggcagtggagatgtcatgtctgagggcaatgtgtggtgtgaatataatgcagagaattcgtagtttggaagttaggaggaggtgcgggattaccaaaactgttgtccagagggctgaggaagggttgttgaggtggttcagacatgtagagagaatggagcaaaacagaatgacttcaagagtgtatcagtctgtagtggaaggaaggcggggtaggggtcggcctaggaaaggttggagggagggagtaaaggaggttttgtgtgcgaggggcttggacttccagcaggcatgcgtgagcgtgtttgataggagtgaatggagacaaatggtttgtaatacttgacgtgctgttggagtgtgagcaaagtaacatttatgaaggggttcagggaaaccggcaggccggactggagtcctggagatgggaagtacagtgcctgcactctgaaggaggggtgttaatgttgcagtttaaaaactgtagtgtaaagcacccttctggcaagacagtgatggagtgaatgatggtgaaagtttttctttttcgggccaccctgccttggtgggaatcggccattgtttacctggagtttacctggagagagttccgggggtcaacgcccccgtggcccagtctgtgatcaggcctcctggtggatcagagcctgatcaaccaggctgttactgctggctgcatgcaaaccaacgtacgagccacagcccggctgatcaggaaccgactttaggtgcttgtccagtgccagcttgaagactgccaggggtctgttggtaatcccccttatgtatgctgggaggcagttgaacagtctcgggcccctgacacttattgtatggtctcttaacgtgctagtgacacctctgcttttcattggggggatgttgcatcgtctgccaagtcttttgcttttgtagtgagtgattttcctgtgcaagttcggtactagtccctctaggattttccaggtgtatataatcatgtatctctcccgcctgcgttccagggaatacaggttcaggaacctcaagcgctcccagtaattgaggtgttttatctccgttatgcacgccgtgaaggttctctgtacattttctaggtcagcaatttcacctgccttgaaaggtgctgttagtgtgcagcaatattccagcctagatagaacaagtgacctgaagagtgtcatcatgggcttggcctcccagcgtgataataataaaaaaaaaaaaattatatagccggacttcaggtcctggaaatgggaagtacaatgcctgcactctaaaggaggggttttgggatattagcagtttggaaggatatgttgtgtatctttatacgtatatgcttctaaactgctgtgctctgagcacctctgcaaaaacagtgattatgtgtgagtgaggtgaaagtgttgaatgatgatgaaagtattttctttttggggattttctttctttttgggtcaccctgcctcggtgggagatggacgacttgttaaaaaaaaaaaaaaaaaaaaaaaaattcccaccaTAGTAGGGTGACCCACAGACCACTTAGCTCTATTTGAAATAACCCAAAAGCCTCAAAATTTTATTATACAAAGGGTGTGAAGGTTGAAATTGGTAAGGGCTTGAGCCTTCAGCAAGAATGTATGTGTGTTGGTTTAAAATAGAGAGAAGCCTTTGTGATCTGTAGTACTGCTGAAGTGTAACTAAAGTGGCATCCATGAAGGAATTTATGTGaactagttagccagacttgagttgtAGTGCTGATAAGAactgtgcctgcactctcaaggatgGCTGGGGATGTTGGGACTTGGCATGTCATTTGAATTGTAATGTTCAAACACTTCTAGAAACATAGCTAGAGAATGAGTGATAgttccaagtcagactgaaatctCAACATAAGTTGTCTCATATGTGTGGGCTATTTGTGTATACGAGTGATGGTTAACGTGTTATCTTCTTTAGGTCACCCTGTTGAGAAATGGGTAGCGCATTAAAAACAAAACAGGTACCTTGACAATACGCAGTTTATGTCTGGGTGACACTCGATAAAACACTGTTGCATCAGATACCAATCCAGTCAGCACCCGGTCATCCATGTTGTCCAGCTGTTCTCCAGAGAAAACCGTTCCAGGACGTACCTACAATGAGAAAGATAATGAACCACCAAGACAAACTTTTGTCAGTTTACAGTTTCAGAGCTGCTAAGATCTAACAATCCCTCTtcagagggatgaggaggggttattgaggtgatatggacatgtagagaggatggagagggaTAGGTTGataaagagggtgtataaatttggAGTATACAGTAAGAGGgggtaggggtggagggaggggtaaagaagGCTTCAAGTTTTAAGAGACTGAGcatccagtaggtttgtgtcagCGTTAGGAGTGAACGAAATTTAGTAAAATTCACGAGAAAGAGCAAAACCCAAAATAGTTAAAACAGTGAccagggaatgggaggtaatcaggcttgatccagTGAAGAAGGTAGTTCTAATTTCTTGAATTAGGAGCCCTTcaatcagcatcaaggcactctcTCCTCCCTTCAATGAGTTCAAACATTATCCAACAATACTTACATGCAGGCCAACAGCTTGAGCTATAGCACATGCCGTCTCCTGAGCATCACCTGTGACCATCTTCACTCTGACCCCAGTGGATTGCAGTGTGGTCACTGAAGACCGAGCCCCTTCTCTCGGAGGGTCCATGATGCCTAACATGCCCATGTAGCTTAATTCTAATAAGGACGATCCTCGGGCAATTCCAATTACTGAAATTTAAATGAAAGTTATTCCAAGAGAAAGAAATCTAACACAATaactgtatcccactgaggaatGGTCCtctaaaaacaaacacacacacacaaacaaacaaacaaacaaacaaacaaacaaacacacacacacacacacacacacacacacacacacacacacacacacacacatacatacatacatacatacatctatatatatattcaccattTACTTATTTTGTGTTGATAGAAGTGTGCTGAGAGTGCAGATGACCCTCCTAACATTCTCAACCCTCCtccagtgcaagcactgtacttcccaactccaggactcatgtcctaCTAAGTGTtttcctaaatcccttcataaatgttgattTGCTCATACTCCAGCAGCATATAAGCATGTCCAACCCTTCTTGGgacaacccccaccccctctttccatccatttttttttacacactggcagtctcccaccaaggtagggtggcccaaaaagtgAACACTTCTGCTATcagtcacactatcactgtcttgccagaggatcTCTAGTAGACTGAAAGTAGTGGCTTCATTTCTGTACTGTTTAACAAAGGTTAACCTAATGTATTATGCACACAGTTATTGTATATTTCACTCAATACAGTAATACTGCAATAGTGATTATCATTATTACAGCGGAACCTCAGTTTTCACatgccctagtttgtatgtaaaactatagttattctctataaaatgtattttttgttaatatttcccataagaaataatgtaaatccaattaatccgttccagacacccaaaaatattaaaaaaaaatacattttacagagaataactctagttttacatacaaactagggcacacgaaaaccgaggttccacggTATTATTATAATCGTAGAGAAATGCTACATCCACATTAAAATGTGTTGAAGTAAGTTCAATCAACTATCAACCTGGAAAACTTACCTCTAAGTCCTTGCCGCCCACGCTCAAGGCTTGCAGTCAAAATTTTATGTTGCTTTTCCTGAGAGAGTGGAAGTAAAGCCATATTTTGATGGTAGTGAGTGCAGGACCTTAATACTGCTTCAATTGCACCCTTCACAATCCATTCTACCTCTCCAGTCTGTAAAAGTTGTATACTGTATTAGTATACAaccacattaattttttttttttgtagcaaccatctcccaccaaggcagggtgacccaaaaaaaaaagaaacactttcactatcattcacacataattagTCATTGCAGAcacacccagatacaacagttcagatgtcattTCAACAagccaatatcccaaccccctccaaaagtgcagacattgtgctTCCTACCtccagtccagctaaccagtttaccTGAGctccttcacaaaatgttaccctgctcacactacatCATCTTGTCAagccccaaaaaccatttgtttccattcactcctatctaacaagctcacacatgcctgctgtgtctccaagccccttgcatacaaaacctcttcaccccctcccttcagtcttttctaggatgacccccctacccctcctacatatttatacactctccaagtcatcctattttgctccatcctctctaaatgaccaaaccaccttaacaagccctcctcagccctctgaacaatacttttagtaattccaCACCTTTTCTTAATTTCCACATtatgaattctttgcataatatttataccacacgtTGCCCTTGGACACAACATCTCCATAATAATATATAACATTACAATACAGTACTAGTGTATGCAAGATGCCACAACCAAGAGTGACAGTTACCACATTAGATTTAACATTTAGATTTTTCTTCCTACTTCAATTATTTTCCACCAAGATTTGGTGACAAAAAATTACAGCCTTcatttttttaacaaactggccatctcccaccgagacagggttactaaccccttgtccccagcattttagtcgcctcttacaatatgCATGACtcatggaggaaagattcttctccactttcccatgAGGTCTGGGCCAATTTATGTGCACAGTCTATTATAGATTGAGTCTAACACAAAGAATATCAAAGCTGCCTAAAGACAAAAACTACAAAAATTATAATCAACCAATAGCTTGGTAGAGAGGCAGCATTCAGAGAGGCACTACTGTAGTGTCATGTAAGTCTGAAATGAAAGCTCACAATCTTGCAGACTTATTGGCCTTTTCTGTCTCAAATACGAAAAAAAGGACAGGTAAATGTTACTaacttctacttacattcagtatacacttATCTTTATTTTCCTATGTTTCTTGATAGCTCTTATTCCTTTAATGGACTACGGTACCATCTAAGTGGTTTCTTATTATATCAGCCATATATGACTATTAATTTACCTACTACTGAAGTCAGACACATTGggtggtaatttgatggtaatgaCTTATTCCTTGATTTAAGGATGGGATAATGATTCCTGAAACCAATAACAGGCAACAAGTATAACACTAATGAAAGGATTTCTGAAAAGGTTATCTAAAGTCACTAACATTTGTTATGAGATGTGATCATTCAACACAATGCAGAGAATGCACTCAAAATAACACAATGCAGAGAATGCACTCAAAATAACACAATGCAGAGAATGCACTCAAAATAACACAATGCAGAGAATGCACTCAAAATAACACAATGCAGAGAATGCACTCAAAATAACACAATGCAGAGAATGCACTCAAAATAACACAATGCAGAGAATGCACTCAAAATAACACAATGCAGAGAATGCACTCAAAATAACACAATGCAGAGAATGCACTCAAAATAACACAATGCAGAGAATGCACTCAAAATAACACAATGCAGAGAATGCACTCAAAATAACACAATGCAGAGAATGCACTCAAAATAACACAATGCAGAGAATGCACTCAAAATCTTGAAAAATTTGCCACATTTATACAACAGATTTTTTAAAGATAAAACTTACCTTCTTAttcttcactttcactgacatTGTTTTTGTTTCTGACTTGAAGGGAATTTCCTCTAATCTCTGATATTTATCTCTTGCATTATATACACCGTGCTGCAAAGCAAAAAAAACatgatatatataaaatacaactCATTTACTATACCCTAGAAAAATTAATGCAGCTGATATCCGTTCAAGAAAAAATATCAAGCTCCTATATTAAGTTTCAAATGTgactgttacgacttaatcttcaccgtaacaataggggcacaaataactccatttttttttgttagttttattttattaccaatcatttagtttcattggtatttggttagtgaattaaaataaccacaagccattataaatgaaatactatacagcaagaaacccaatcttacgttcaaattctcattaacagagtataatacaataatttcaattaataatctactaatctcaccatttaatACTTTTAGAAAGGTCTGAGGTAACGagatagttatctttcataagtgacatgaattaccagacttcaggaaactattggcaaaggcaagacaatagacttggtttaaagttttagtttaagcaaggagctttgggttgaagacccgtaccgagtcagagctaggagctgactgactcactcaactactccattgtatgacttcagctcggccagaagacccataccgagtcagagctaggagctgactgactcactcaactactccatagtatgacttcagctcggccagaagacccataccgagtcagagctaggagctgactgactcactcaactactccatagtatgacttcagctcggccagaagacccgtaccgagtcagagctaggagctgactcactcactcaactactccatagtatgacttcagctcggtcagaaggcgacgcgtggcgtcaattctagaaccaccaattggtcactacagtagtggttacacattcgtaatacctaacctaataataagataatataatataatacaaagagagtacttttgatgattcatactgtacccgataataatatatagtcgaacctgctttatctagctagtaataaagtggttcgcgatatattattacagaacttattttaaccaggccttttatttttgtatataatggagtgaagtaacAGTGACGATACTAAAAAAATCATAATACCATAATGCAATACGTAATTCTAATGAAGTGACAGGTAATTACCAAGTGTGGTAATTACTAACCAAGTGTGGTAATTACTAACCAAGTGTGGTAATTACTAACCAAGTGTGGTAATTACCAACCAAGTGTGGTAATTACTAACCAAGTGTGGTAATTACTAACCAAGTGTGGTAATTACTAACCAAGTGTGGTAATTACTAACCAAGTGTGGTAATTACTAACCAAGTGTGGTAATTACTAACCAAGTGTGGTAATTACCAACCAAGTGTAGCAATTACCAACCAAGCGTAGCAATTACCAATTAAGTGTGGTAATTACCAAGTGCAGCAATTATCAACCTTTCATGGTAAAAAAATTACCTGGTTGAGGATACCTTATAAGATACTGTAGTGCAGTCGTCTTGTGATGCAAACCTGTCACTACCTTGGAAATGTTAATAGTAATTTCTTCTTGCTTTTGAAATGTAAGGCTAGAGATAAGAATGAAAAGGGATGGCTAACTCTGAAAAAATTATACAGAattgtatatttatataaatacagccattcatctccattcactcttaataCGCTCgcatatgcttgctggaagtccaagcccttcacccacaaaacctcctttatgccCTCCCTCCAACTTTATCATGTTATATTAAGAGTCAATGTAGCAAGTTATGACTTAGCTGAAGAAAAAGAACATGAACAAGACAGATTTAACTACAAATACAAAAGGTGTGCAGAAAGTAGTATTATAGGGAAATGTTAGCAACAAGCTACAAAAAATTCTGTAGTTCAGTTCAAAAATTATTAACAAACAGAAGCAAAGTTACATGAATATGAGGAGACTGAAGAAAGCAGAACAGACAAGCACTTGTTAATATAGGGAATGTATAACAACTACATAATTATATTATACTTGAATATAGCTAAACACTTCACAACGAAAGAACAAAAAACATTGAGGATGAAGAGTCATCAAGAGTATAACTAAAAACTATACCAAACTTTAGAAGTACCAGTTCACGAGAGAGTAACTAAGAATTGTACCAAACTTTAGGAATATCACCTTGATAGCAGCAGCAAGAATAGCCCCTTCAGTGGGTTGTCCAAGTAACTGACCTCCAATAATCTGAGCATTATTACAAACAGCACCtgtaagaaataaatatattaacaGAGACTTATGAATTAAAACTTGTTTCAAAATCAAACAAATCTTTCAGTATGAACCATTTAAAAAGAGCCGAATGTgaataataggtacatgtataaaTATACATTAGAGCTAATGAATTATTCTGACACTTGTGAATGTAACAATACGGTGGAGGCAGGACTGTATGAGGGATCAAACTACAGACCCACCACGAGTTAAGCAACCACATTACTAATGCACCACCAATGTAAACAGGTATCTGGTTAGGATTCTTTTAAGTGTGGCACTGGTAGAATTGGCAGACTGTGGCATGTACAGTTCCTCCCTCCTCACCACAACCAAAATTACTGATTAgtctttaaaaaataaaaaggctAGAAACCATTTTAACTACTTTATTTCTTGGCAAAAACAGAAGTTGAACTCCACAAACTTTTGCACCTTTCAAAGTTTTAAGttagtgatatatagtggtagTTTGGGTGAACAACTTGTCTATCTCAGGAATATAACATACTATTCATTTTTTCAAGTAATGGTGAAACATTATGACAGGGAACTCGTCAAACTCACAGGTTTTCTTAGTTTTATTAAACATCTGTCAAAATTATGGCTTTATGCAAAAGAAAAAATATTactctttacacaaataacccacacacaggagagagagagaaaagcttatgacaaCATTTTAATCACAGTATCGcgtctttttgttctttatcaATCTTTATTTTGGGCTAAAGCACTTACCTGTCTCTAAGAGTTTGGTAACAGCTTCATTAGCTAGTTCTGAGTATCCTCCTTCAAACACAACTTCACCATCTGTGGAATAACCAACTCCAGTCATGCGACACTCGTCACCCTCTGAGGTAGCAATAGACGTCACTGTCATTTCATTCTGTAAAGAGAATTTCATACTGATGAGGAATAAAAGTCACAATTACCATGGTAGAAATTTTAAATGAGACTAGAAGTTTCCTTTCATCCCAAGAAACTGATGCTGGTCTAAGAGAGACCAAACATCTACTATCATCTCAAGGTGACAATTTGTGAAGTTTGTTAATGATGTATGTTACTATCCACATCTATTATTCCTTCCTAATATTTCACTAATAAATTCTGCATAAAATGTTGTAAGGAAATCTCCATCTGTTATTCCAAACATTCATACATTCAAGGCAGTCCTTTCATAAACTTAGTAAGTGCTAATGTCAAAAAAACAAGAGTAATAAGGAATTTCTATTCTACTGTACATATATAACTGCTCCcattccttcacacctgggtgcTAGCATAGGTGTATGCAAATCCCACGCTCCCACTGGCTAAGAACTGAGTTAAATGGCCAGTCCAATTATTGGGGGTTTCAAGAATTTTCTGATAAGCAAGCAACTAAAATCAAGAATGTAGTCATTTTCAGAGTAAATTTACCTTCAATCTCATTGCCACTAGACACAGCATGACAAACAAATGCATTTTCAGAAACAAGAGCACATTTCTGGTTGGGCGAGAACTTAGTTTATTCAGGGGGCACATGATACATATAGTCTTCAAGTTCCCTCTATTCTTTTCTCCTATGATAAAATTTATTAATTGAAGAAAACACTTCTACTAACCTTAgttaatgttccagttttatCCGAGCAAACAGTGGTAACACAGCCAAGAGTTTCTACAGTGTGCAAGCCCTTGACCAACGCTGAGCGCTGAGCCATACGTCGTATGCCTAGACACAATGTCATCGTGACTACAATGGGTAACCCTTCAGGTATGGCAGCTACAGCTAAACTTACTGCTATATTAAATATCTGCAAAGATAAACAAAAGATAATTAAGTAATCTAGGTGGCAGGAGACAAGCAGAAACATTATTGTAGTTTTTTATCATGTGGATTGAGACAAGGTcatgcataaaaaaaaaataattgtagaGTACAAGTCTGTAGGGTAACAGTGAATATATTAAAATTGTTTTTATAAGATTCAGGGAGAGTTAAAATAAGGCTAAACTGTTTACAAATATCATTAACTGATGCAAAGTCTCATATGTACATACAAATGCATGGTAATATGCACCACAAGAGGTAAGGGCAAGTCCTCTGCATTGACAATCCATGTTCAGCAACTGTGCACTGAATtttaggggtcgtcctaggaaaggataaatgagggggttaaggaggttttTTGTGAAAGGGGATTGAACATCCAGCAGGcacgtgtgagcgtgttagatagaagtgagtgGAGGCAGATGGTTTTTGTGAACATGGTAATATTTTGtagagagattcagggaaaccagttagctggcctcgagtcttggaggtgggaagtacaatacctgcactctgaaggaggggtttgggatatctaCTGTTAGGAGAGACATCTGCACTGTCCCAcatgcacacctctggcaagacagtgatagtgtgaatgaaggtgaaagtgtttctttttcaggtcggtgggaaatggctcgtgcgttaaaaaaaaaaaaacatgccaaAAATGTGTCATAGTATTTTTTATGCCTCCCCTAAAATTATTCTAAATTTGATAAGTAATCTTTATTATACTGCTATTGATACAaaaggaactttttttttttcaacaagtcagcaacttatttaataaaaatataggCTTAAAGTTTCATAATTTTacttttcatattattattaataaactaaTAAACTTAGCAGAAAGAAGATAATTCTACCAACAAAATAAaacactgtaccttgtgaataggTATGCCTTGGTACAATCCCAAAATAAATACTATTCCTATGAAGCCAAATGAGAAAACGGAAAGTTTTTTGGCTAATTCGTCCATGTTCTTCTGCAAGGGTGTCCTTGGTGCCTCTTCCTCTTGCATCATACGAAATAATTCCCCAAATTGCGATTTTTCTCCTGTACTTATTACAATGCCCTTTCCCCGACCTGTGCGTACAAATGTTCCCATATATGCAAGGTTGCCCATGCTTCCTGATGTGCTGTAGTTGCTTGTAGTTATTACACTGCATATCTGAAATTAATAACAAGAATcactgtccatggggaagtggaaaagaatccttcctctgtaagctgtgtatgtcataagaggtgactaaaatgccaggagcaaggtaaccccttctcctgtataaattacagtggacccccgcataacgatcacctccaaatgcgaccaattatgtaagtgtatttatgtaagtgcgtttgtacgtgtatgtttgggggtctgaaatggactaatctacttcacaatattccttatgggaacaaattcagtcagtactggcacctgaacatacttctggagtgaaaaaatatcgttaaccaggggtccactgtatataaaataaataaatacaaaaaaaacctttgtatcttttttttccaggtcatcctgccttggtgggagatgaccagtgtgtttataataatacagtggagccccggttaacgatattttttcattccagaagtatgttcaggtgccagtactgaccaaatctgttcccataaggaatattgtgaagtagattagtccatttcagacccccaaacatacacgtacaaacgcacttacataattggttgcattgggaggtgatcgttaagcgggggtccactgtatttatattttAACATACCAGCCATCTCCTAACAAAGCAGGGTGATCCAATGAAGAAAAAGCACTGCCCAACAATCATTCTCCGGCCATCTTTCCAAAACTGCATCGATATCACAATTTATACCTACTACATTCTACTGGTAATGCACTATTAAGAAGACAAAGCCATTAGCAATTAAATGCAAGTATCTCATAAATCTTTATGACATGAAAGGAATTAAAATGTGCAAGATATATTCCAAAGCTGATATTAGGGAATACAGTAAATTTGACAATGACCCCAGCTTAGTGAAAAATTGGCTCACAAAATGGCTAATGGTGTTTTAAGTTcaagttaatgaaaaaaaaagtacTCTCAAAACATTATTCAGAAACAGTGGTGGATAGATggtatggtaaaaaaaaaaaaactacaaggTATTCCTACTAGGGATAACAAACGGAGACACTGAGTTTTACCTTAGGCGCAGGTTCTGTCTCCCCTGTAAAACTGGATTCATCAATGCTCAGGTCTAAGGCCTCAAACAGCCTCAGATCTGCTGGCACTCTGTCACCAATGTTAAGATGAACAATATCCCCTGGCACCAATTCTCTAGCTTGATATTCTCGAATATTGCCATCACGAAGACACGTACAAGTAGCTGGaacctaataaaaaaaaatagagatgAGAATACATTATTACAATATAATATTTTATAAGTTTGGGATACTAGTAAAGCAACAACTAAAGCATAtatgtatttaaccctttgagggttttcgt
Above is a genomic segment from Cherax quadricarinatus isolate ZL_2023a chromosome 81, ASM3850222v1, whole genome shotgun sequence containing:
- the SPoCk gene encoding calcium-transporting ATPase type 2C member 1 isoform X1, which gives rise to MSMKISARFHRGNLHNVDEKIPNGHSTIIYIREGPGVLSSSCSTPENTILEVPSTTPDTGGVSGMWLSGREGGGLPWEEISRVLHTDPNLGISSREVLNRRQLVGYNEFSEAVDDPLWKKYLGQFKEPLILLLLASSFVSLCMGQFDDAVVITLAIVIVASVAFIQELRTDKALEELKKQVPATCTCLRDGNIREYQARELVPGDIVHLNIGDRVPADLRLFEALDLSIDESSFTGETEPAPKICSVITTSNYSTSGSMGNLAYMGTFVRTGRGKGIVISTGEKSQFGELFRMMQEEEAPRTPLQKNMDELAKKLSVFSFGFIGIVFILGLYQGIPIHKIFNIAVSLAVAAIPEGLPIVVTMTLCLGIRRMAQRSALVKGLHTVETLGCVTTVCSDKTGTLTKNEMTVTSIATSEGDECRMTGVGYSTDGEVVFEGGYSELANEAVTKLLETGAVCNNAQIIGGQLLGQPTEGAILAAAIKHGVYNARDKYQRLEEIPFKSETKTMSVKVKNKKTGEVEWIVKGAIEAVLRSCTHYHQNMALLPLSQEKQHKILTASLERGRQGLRVIGIARGSSLLELSYMGMLGIMDPPREGARSSVTTLQSTGVRVKMVTGDAQETACAIAQAVGLHVRPGTVFSGEQLDNMDDRVLTGLVSDATVFYRVSPRHKLRIVKALQECGEIVGMTGDGVNDVVALKRANIGISMGKMGSAVSKEAADMILNDDNFTTILSAIEEGKCIFHNISNFVQFQVSTSLVALSLIALSTLFGLPSPLNPMQILLINVIMDGPPALTLGMEPIDDDVKVQPPRDTTKDLITKKLIKNCVISASVIICGTLWVFRSEMSDGVVTARDTTMTFACFVMYDMFNAMSCRSESKSVLEIGITSNWYLFVALTATIVCLLGVVYLPFLQWVFQTEGIHISDWIHLLCLTSTVLLVSEFRKFLDRRHEYSAAVFSSKRFWSSKKSSKSSSWVDEV
- the SPoCk gene encoding calcium-transporting ATPase type 2C member 1 isoform X2, producing the protein MSKAEEKQTEDEGPGVLSSSCSTPENTILEVPSTTPDTGGVSGMWLSGREGGGLPWEEISRVLHTDPNLGISSREVLNRRQLVGYNEFSEAVDDPLWKKYLGQFKEPLILLLLASSFVSLCMGQFDDAVVITLAIVIVASVAFIQELRTDKALEELKKQVPATCTCLRDGNIREYQARELVPGDIVHLNIGDRVPADLRLFEALDLSIDESSFTGETEPAPKICSVITTSNYSTSGSMGNLAYMGTFVRTGRGKGIVISTGEKSQFGELFRMMQEEEAPRTPLQKNMDELAKKLSVFSFGFIGIVFILGLYQGIPIHKIFNIAVSLAVAAIPEGLPIVVTMTLCLGIRRMAQRSALVKGLHTVETLGCVTTVCSDKTGTLTKNEMTVTSIATSEGDECRMTGVGYSTDGEVVFEGGYSELANEAVTKLLETGAVCNNAQIIGGQLLGQPTEGAILAAAIKHGVYNARDKYQRLEEIPFKSETKTMSVKVKNKKTGEVEWIVKGAIEAVLRSCTHYHQNMALLPLSQEKQHKILTASLERGRQGLRVIGIARGSSLLELSYMGMLGIMDPPREGARSSVTTLQSTGVRVKMVTGDAQETACAIAQAVGLHVRPGTVFSGEQLDNMDDRVLTGLVSDATVFYRVSPRHKLRIVKALQECGEIVGMTGDGVNDVVALKRANIGISMGKMGSAVSKEAADMILNDDNFTTILSAIEEGKCIFHNISNFVQFQVSTSLVALSLIALSTLFGLPSPLNPMQILLINVIMDGPPALTLGMEPIDDDVKVQPPRDTTKDLITKKLIKNCVISASVIICGTLWVFRSEMSDGVVTARDTTMTFACFVMYDMFNAMSCRSESKSVLEIGITSNWYLFVALTATIVCLLGVVYLPFLQWVFQTEGIHISDWIHLLCLTSTVLLVSEFRKFLDRRHEYSAAVFSSKRFWSSKKSSKSSSWVDEV